Proteins from one Burkholderia oklahomensis C6786 genomic window:
- the bktB gene encoding beta-ketothiolase BktB, whose protein sequence is MQREVVVVSGVRTAIGDFGGSLKDFAPTELGARVVREVLARAQVSGDEVGHVVFGNVVHTEPKDMYLARVAAIDGGVAQHAPALTLNRLCGSGLQAIVSAAQSVLLGDADIAVAGGAENMSRAPYSMPAARFGQRMGDARLVDMMIGALNDPFQSIHMGVTAENVAAKYGITREAQDALALESHRRASHATKSGYFKEQILPIEIASRKGTVVFDADEHVRHDASPDDFSKLKAVFVKENGTVTAGNASGINDAAAAVVLMERGAAEKRGAKPLARLVSYAHAGVDPAYMGIGPVPATRKALERAGITVADLDVIEANEAFAAQACAVANELGFDPAKVNPNGSGISLGHPIGATGALITVKALYELQRIGGRYALVTMCIGGGQGIAAVFERL, encoded by the coding sequence ATGCAACGCGAAGTAGTGGTGGTAAGCGGTGTGCGCACCGCGATCGGCGATTTCGGCGGCAGCCTGAAGGATTTCGCGCCGACCGAGCTCGGCGCGCGGGTCGTGCGCGAGGTGCTCGCGCGCGCGCAGGTGTCGGGCGACGAAGTCGGCCACGTCGTGTTCGGCAACGTCGTGCACACGGAACCGAAGGACATGTACCTCGCGCGCGTCGCGGCGATCGACGGCGGCGTCGCGCAGCACGCGCCCGCGCTGACGCTGAACCGTCTGTGCGGCTCGGGGCTGCAGGCGATCGTGTCAGCCGCGCAGAGCGTGCTGCTCGGCGACGCGGACATCGCGGTCGCGGGCGGCGCGGAAAACATGAGCCGCGCGCCTTATTCGATGCCCGCCGCGCGCTTCGGTCAGCGGATGGGCGACGCACGCCTCGTCGACATGATGATCGGCGCGCTCAACGACCCGTTCCAGTCGATCCACATGGGCGTGACGGCCGAGAACGTCGCCGCGAAGTACGGGATCACGCGCGAAGCGCAGGACGCGCTCGCGCTCGAATCGCATCGGCGCGCGTCGCACGCGACGAAGTCCGGCTACTTCAAGGAGCAGATCCTGCCGATCGAGATCGCGTCGAGGAAGGGCACGGTCGTGTTCGACGCCGACGAGCACGTGCGCCACGACGCATCGCCCGACGACTTCTCGAAGCTCAAAGCGGTGTTCGTCAAGGAGAACGGCACGGTGACGGCGGGCAACGCATCGGGCATCAACGATGCCGCCGCCGCGGTCGTGCTGATGGAGCGCGGCGCGGCCGAGAAGCGCGGCGCGAAGCCGCTCGCGCGCCTCGTTTCGTATGCGCATGCGGGCGTCGATCCGGCGTACATGGGCATCGGCCCCGTGCCCGCGACGCGCAAGGCGCTCGAGCGCGCGGGAATCACGGTCGCCGATCTCGACGTGATCGAGGCGAACGAAGCGTTCGCCGCGCAGGCGTGCGCGGTGGCGAACGAGCTCGGCTTCGATCCGGCGAAGGTCAACCCGAACGGCTCGGGCATCTCGCTCGGCCATCCGATCGGTGCGACGGGCGCGCTCATCACCGTGAAGGCGCTGTACGAACTGCAGCGTATCGGCGGGCGCTACGCGCTCGTGACGATGTGCATCGGCGGCGGGCAGGGCATCGCCGCGGTGTTCGAGCGTCTGTGA
- a CDS encoding cystathionine beta-lyase — protein MTASTSKRALQTRVVQPDDRIPAGFESFVVPVARASTVVFPDLATMRNLDWRKDGQWRYGLHATPTSLALAQRLAEIEGGAHALLQPSGLSAITNVYFGLVKEGDDVLIPDNAYGPNGDFGKWLAKDFGITVRFYDPMIGAGIADLVQPNTRLIWLEAPGSVTMEVPDVRAITAVAQARGIVTAIDNTYSAGLAFKPFAHGIDISVQALTKYQSGGSDVLMGATITADDELHAKLKLARMRLGIGVSVDDCSLVLRGLPSMQARFDAHSKSALSLARWLKTRPEIATVLHPQLPDCPGHDAFMRDFTGAGGLFSVVFDERFSAGQVDRFVEALELFAIGWSWGGACSLAMPYDVQSMRTTAWPHRGTLVRFYVGLEDEADLCADIERALAAALA, from the coding sequence ATGACCGCATCCACTTCCAAGCGCGCGCTGCAGACCCGCGTCGTCCAGCCGGACGACCGCATTCCCGCCGGTTTCGAATCGTTCGTCGTGCCGGTCGCGCGAGCGTCGACGGTCGTGTTTCCCGATCTCGCGACGATGCGCAATCTCGATTGGCGCAAGGACGGCCAGTGGCGCTACGGCCTGCACGCGACGCCGACGTCGCTCGCGCTCGCGCAGCGGCTCGCGGAGATCGAAGGCGGCGCGCACGCGCTGCTGCAGCCGTCGGGACTCTCGGCGATCACGAACGTGTACTTCGGCCTCGTCAAGGAAGGCGACGACGTGCTGATTCCCGACAACGCGTACGGTCCGAACGGCGACTTCGGCAAATGGCTCGCGAAGGATTTCGGAATCACCGTGCGCTTCTACGATCCGATGATCGGCGCGGGAATCGCGGACCTGGTCCAGCCGAACACGCGTCTCATCTGGCTCGAAGCGCCCGGCTCGGTGACGATGGAAGTGCCCGACGTGCGGGCGATCACCGCGGTCGCGCAGGCGCGCGGCATCGTCACCGCGATCGACAACACGTATTCGGCGGGCCTTGCGTTCAAGCCGTTCGCGCACGGCATCGACATCTCGGTGCAGGCGCTGACGAAGTATCAGTCGGGCGGCAGCGACGTGCTGATGGGCGCGACGATCACCGCCGACGACGAACTGCACGCGAAGCTGAAGCTCGCGCGGATGCGGCTCGGGATCGGCGTGTCGGTCGATGACTGCTCGCTCGTGCTGCGCGGCCTGCCGAGCATGCAGGCGCGCTTCGACGCGCACAGCAAGAGCGCGCTGTCGCTCGCACGCTGGCTGAAGACGCGCCCGGAGATCGCGACGGTCCTGCATCCGCAACTGCCGGATTGTCCGGGCCACGACGCGTTCATGCGCGACTTCACGGGCGCGGGCGGCCTGTTCTCGGTCGTGTTCGACGAACGCTTCAGCGCCGGGCAGGTCGATCGCTTCGTCGAGGCGCTCGAGCTGTTCGCGATCGGCTGGAGCTGGGGCGGCGCGTGCAGTCTCGCGATGCCGTACGACGTGCAATCGATGCGCACGACCGCCTGGCCGCATCGCGGCACGCTGGTGCGCTTCTACGTCGGCCTCGAAGACGAAGCCGATCTGTGCGCGGATATCGAGCGCGCGCTTGCCGCGGCGCTCGCGTAA
- the serB gene encoding phosphoserine phosphatase SerB, with product MTTNLVIQSTAPLSDAHHRPLAALARGKRVVPLDARAIRIEGADPAQRADVDAYCGAHALDYAFVDATRKLADFGLVAMDMDSTLITIECIDEIADFCGLKAEVSAITEAAMRGEIKDFNESLTRRVALLAGLDASALERVYDERLQLSPGAESMLAGVKAAGLKTLLVSGGFTFFTERLKARLGLDYAYSNTLEIVDGKLTGKVAGEIVNADVKARAVRETCAALDIEPARAIILGDGSNDLKMMATGGFSIAFRAKPVVRSAASAAFDHVGLDGLLRLF from the coding sequence ATGACCACGAATCTCGTCATCCAAAGCACCGCGCCGCTGTCCGATGCGCATCACCGGCCGCTCGCCGCGCTCGCGCGCGGCAAGCGCGTCGTTCCGCTCGATGCGCGGGCGATCCGCATCGAAGGCGCGGACCCGGCGCAGCGCGCCGACGTCGACGCGTACTGCGGCGCGCATGCGCTCGACTACGCGTTCGTCGACGCAACCCGGAAGCTCGCCGACTTCGGCCTCGTCGCGATGGACATGGATTCGACGCTGATCACGATCGAGTGCATCGACGAAATCGCCGACTTCTGCGGCCTGAAAGCCGAAGTCTCGGCGATCACCGAGGCGGCGATGCGCGGCGAGATCAAGGATTTCAACGAGAGCCTGACGCGCCGCGTCGCGCTGCTGGCCGGCCTCGACGCGAGCGCGCTCGAGCGCGTCTACGACGAGCGGCTGCAACTGTCGCCGGGCGCCGAATCGATGCTCGCCGGCGTGAAGGCGGCGGGCCTGAAGACGCTTCTCGTATCGGGCGGCTTCACTTTCTTCACCGAGCGGCTGAAGGCGCGGCTCGGCCTCGACTACGCGTACTCGAACACGCTCGAGATCGTCGACGGCAAGCTGACGGGCAAGGTCGCCGGCGAGATCGTCAACGCGGACGTGAAGGCGCGCGCGGTGCGCGAGACCTGCGCCGCGCTCGACATCGAGCCGGCGCGCGCGATCATCCTCGGCGACGGGTCGAACGACTTGAAGATGATGGCCACGGGCGGCTTCTCGATCGCGTTTCGCGCGAAGCCGGTCGTGCGCAGCGCGGCGAGCGCCGCGTTCGATCACGTCGGCCTCGACGGCTTGCTGCGGCTGTTCTGA
- a CDS encoding DUF6013 family protein yields the protein MSQRILSPLAASCAVATLLSAFAAHAAPPINASVLGGNDGQLQYTVKVDSKQFGSMQETRKIRSGETDDFNWKSVPPSGAVPMPDACPNADMLPRDANGAMVRQTQVRLAPSVDSKGRANVQLSFQASAPNGTKKVAAGGKTLQCPNVVSVSQVKWLSISTGGSKSITMRDGSKVTVSIKR from the coding sequence ATGAGTCAACGCATTCTGTCGCCGCTCGCCGCGTCGTGCGCCGTCGCGACGCTGCTCTCGGCTTTTGCCGCACATGCGGCGCCGCCCATCAACGCGAGCGTGCTCGGCGGCAACGACGGCCAGCTTCAATACACGGTCAAGGTCGACTCGAAGCAGTTCGGTTCGATGCAGGAGACGCGCAAGATCCGCTCTGGCGAAACCGACGACTTCAACTGGAAGTCGGTGCCGCCGTCGGGCGCCGTGCCGATGCCCGACGCCTGCCCGAACGCCGACATGCTGCCGCGCGACGCGAACGGCGCGATGGTCCGGCAGACGCAGGTTCGGCTCGCGCCGTCCGTCGACAGCAAGGGCAGGGCGAACGTGCAACTGAGCTTCCAGGCGAGCGCGCCGAACGGCACGAAGAAGGTGGCGGCGGGCGGCAAGACGTTGCAATGCCCGAACGTGGTGTCGGTGAGCCAGGTCAAGTGGCTGTCGATATCGACCGGCGGCTCGAAGTCGATCACGATGCGCGACGGCTCGAAGGTCACGGTGTCGATCAAGCGGTAA